The following coding sequences lie in one Arachis ipaensis cultivar K30076 chromosome B05, Araip1.1, whole genome shotgun sequence genomic window:
- the LOC107644992 gene encoding uncharacterized oxidoreductase At4g09670 (The sequence of the model RefSeq protein was modified relative to this genomic sequence to represent the inferred CDS: added 12 bases not found in genome assembly), with amino-acid sequence MAEDAPPIRFGILGCAEIARKVSRAITLSPNATLYAVGSRSLDKATKFAASNGFPPHAKVYGSYEGVIDDPEVDAVYVPLPTSLHVQWAVLAAQKKKHLLLEKPVALNVHDLHKILEACESNGLQYMDATMWMHHPRTTQMFHFLSDPQQFGRLQSVHATFSYGVSPYFLENDIRVKPELDALGALGDTGWYCVRAILWASNYELPKSARALHKPTYNDGGVILACGASLSWEDDKVATFYCSFLTDMSMDIIVMGTKGSLRVHDYVIPNQEKEAKFSTSSNSNWVELSIGWAPNPSDNVVYNDLPQEVHMVKEFARLVGAIKYNNSKPEDTWPVISRKTQLVIDAVKTSIDNGLEPVEIKG; translated from the exons GCACCACCAATACGATTTGGGATACTTGGGTGTGCTGAGATAGCAAGGAAGGTCTCAAGGGCCATAACTCTCTCCCCCAACGCCACCCTCTATGCCGTCGGAAGCCGCTCTCTTGACAAGGCCACCAAGTTCGCTGCCTCCAACGGCTTCCCACCCCATGCTAAG GTTTATGGTTCATACGAAGGTGTTATAGATGACCCTGAAGTTGATGCTGTGTACGTGCCACTTCCAACAAGCTTGCACGTGCAGTGGGCTGTGCTTGCTGCTCAGAAGAAGAAGCACTTGCTGCTTGAGAAGCCTGTGGCTCTCAACGTTCATGATCTTCACAAGATTTTGGAGGCGTGTGAATCCAACGGTTTGCAATACATGGATGCTACCATGTGGATGCACCACCCTAGGACCACTCAAATGTTTCACTTCCTCTCAGATCCTCAACAGTTTGGACGCCTTCAATCG GTACATGCAACTTTTTCCTATGGAGTTAGTCCTTATTTTCTAGAGAATGATATTCGTGTGAAGCCAGAACTTGATGCTCTTGGAGCACTTGGTGACACTGGTTGGTATTGTGTGAGAGCAATTTTATGGGCTTCAAATTATGAGTTACCTAAATCAGCAAGAGCATTGCACAAACCCACATACAATGATGGCGGTGTCATTCTAGCTTGTGGGGCTTCTTTATCTTGGGAAGATGACAAAGTAGCAACATTCTATTGTTCCTTTCTTACGGATATGTCTATGGATATTATTGTAATGGGGACAAAAGGGTCATTACGCGTTCATGATTATGTTATTCCTAATCAAGAGAAAGAGGCCAAGTTTTCAACAAGCTCAAACTCTAATTGGGTGGAACTTTCTATAGGTTGGGCTCCAAATCCAAGTGATAATGTAGTTTACAATGATCTCCCTCAAGAGGTACATATGGTGAAGGAATTTGCACGCTTGGTAGGGGCAATTAAGTACAATAACTCAAAACCGGAGGACACGTGGCCAGTAATTAGTAGGAAAACACAATTGGTCATAGATGCTGTCAAGACTTCAATTGACAATGGCCTTGAGCCTGTGGAAATTAAGGGTTAA
- the LOC107641581 gene encoding uncharacterized oxidoreductase At4g09670 translates to MAEDAPPIRFGILGCAEVARKVSRAITLSPNTTLYAVGSRSLDKATKFAASNGFPPHAKVYGSYEGVIEDPEVDAVYVPLPTSLHVQWAVLAAQKKKHLLLEKPVALNSSGGKCPLMVLTGSVPGVKPDLDALGALGDTGWYCVRAILWASKYELPKSATALHKPTYNDAGVILACAASLSWEDDKVATFYCSFLTNVSMDIIVMGTKGSLRVHDYIIPNQEKEAKFSTSSNSNWVELSIGWAPNPSDNVFYNDLPQEVHMVKEFARLVGAIKYNNSKPEDTWPVISRKTQLVIDAVKTSIDNGLEPVEIKG, encoded by the exons ATGGCAGAAGATGCACCACCAATACGATTTGGGATACTTGGGTGTGCTGAGGTCGCAAGGAAGGTGTCAAGGGCCATAACCCTCTCCCCCAACACCACCCTCTATGCCGTCGGAAGCCGCTCTCTCGACAAGGCCACCAAGTTCGCTGCCTCCAACGGCTTCCCACCCCATGCTAAG GTTTATGGTTCATACGAAGGTGTTATAGAAGACCCTGAAGTTGATGCTGTGTACGTGCCACTTCCAACAAGCTTGCACGTGCAGTGGGCTGTGCTTGCTGCTCAGAAGAAGAAGCACTTGCTGCTTGAGAAGCCTGTGGCTCTCAAC tccagtgggggcaagtgccccctgATGGTGCTTACTGGGTCCGTGCCTGGTGTGAAGCCAGACCTTGATGCTCTTGGAGCACTTGGTGACACTGGTTGGTATTGTGTGAGAGCAATTTTATGGGCTTCAAAGTATGAGTTACCTAAATCAGCAACAGCATTGCACAAACCCACATACAATGATGCCGGTGTCATTCTAGCTTGTGCTGCTTCTCTATCTTGGGAAGATGACAAAGTAGCAACATTCTATTGTTCCTTTCTTACGAATGTGTCTATGGATATTATTGTAATGGGGACAAAAGGGTCATTGCGCGTTCATGATTATATTATCCCTAATCAAGAGAAAGAGGCCAAGTTTTCAACAAGCTCAAACTCTAATTGGGTGGAACTTTCTATAGGTTGGGCTCCAAATCCAAGTGATAATGTATTTTACAATGATCTCCCTCAAGAGGTACATATGGTGAAGGAATTTGCACGCTTGGTAGGGGCAATTAAGTACAATAACTCAAAACCGGAGGACACGTGGCCAGTAATTAGTAGGAAAACACAATTGGTCATAGATGCTGTGAAGACTTCAATTGACAATGGCCTTGAGCCTGTTGAAATTAAGGGTTAA
- the LOC107644991 gene encoding protein MITOFERRINLIKE 1, chloroplastic, producing MEARISSSLGLPSPNPNPHRHPTDFPSILNHFAATATNPPFASTTATATYPTAHSPQWIRPTSKPAPKPQTLLKNLTVVERALIGAAGGGIAGAFTYVCLHPLDTIKTKMQTKGASQLYKNALDAVVKTFQQKGILGFYSGVSAVIVGSTASSAVYFGTCEFGKSFLSKIEGFPSVLIPPSAGAMGNIMSSAIMVPKELITQRMQAGAKGRSWQVLVKILEKDGFLGLYAGYSATLLRNLPAGVLSYSSFEYLKAAVLNTTKKSHLEPVQSVLCGALAGAISASITTPLDVVKTRLMTQVHGDAVNKAAAVVYGGVSATVKQILKEEGWVGLTRGMGPRVLHSACFSALGYFAFETARLTILQQYLRQKELSEVPASPS from the coding sequence ATGGAGGCCAGGATCTCATCCTCTCTTGGCCTCCCTTCTCCCAATCCCAATCCCCACCGCCACCCCACTGATTTCCCCTCCATCCTCAATCACTTCGCCGCCACCGCTACAAACCCTCCTTTCGCTTCTACCACCGCCACCGCCACATACCCCACCGCTCACAGCCCACAATGGATCCGGCCCACTTCAAAGCCCGCCCCAAAGCCCCAAACTTTGCTCAAAAACCTCACCGTCGTCGAGCGTGCACTAATCGGCGCAGCCGGTGGCGGAATCGCCGGCGCCTTCACCTACGTCTGCCTCCACCCGCTCGACACAATCAAGACCAAGATGCAGACCAAAGGAGCATCCCAACTTTACAAGAATGCCCTTGACGCGGTCGTGAAGACCTTCCAGCAAAAGGGTATTCTCGGATTTTACAGTGGCGTATCTGCGGTTATTGTTGGATCCACCGCTTCTTCTGCAGTGTATTTCGGAACCTGCGAGTTCGGTAAGtcatttctatccaaaattgaaggGTTCCCTTCTGTGTTGATTCCACCTAGTGCTGGTGCAATGGGGAATATTATGTCTTCTGCTATAATGGTACCTAAGGAATTGATTACTCAGAGAATGCAAGCTGGTGCAAAGGGAAGATCTTGGCAGGTTTTGGTGAAGATTTTAGAAAAGGATGGGTTTTTAGGGTTATATGCTGGTTACTCTGCTACATTGCTGAGGAATTTACCTGCTGGGGTTTTGAGTTATTCATCATTTGAGTACTTGAAAGCTGCGGTTTTGAACACTACTAAGAAGTCTCACTTGGAACCTGTTCAGAGTGTGCTTTGTGGCGCACTTGCCGGCGCAATTTCGGCTTCTATAACCACTCCTTTGGATGTGGTGAAGACAAGGCTGATGACTCAGGTTCACGGAGATGCTGTGAACAAGGCTGCTGCTGTTGTGTATGGCGGGGTTTCGGCGACAGTGAAGCAGATATTAAAGGAGGAAGGGTGGGTTGGACTTACCCGTGGAATGGGGCCTAGAGTTCTTCATAGTGCTTGCTTTTCAGCATTGGGTTACTTTGCATTTGAAACTGCTAGGCTCACTATACTGCAACAATATCTGAGGCAAAAGGAGTTGAGTGAAGTGCCTGCTTCTCCTAGCTGA
- the LOC107644999 gene encoding protein NUCLEAR FUSION DEFECTIVE 4, translated as MMLSGENGGARSKDFAVQVFTGRWFMVFSSFMIMSVSGASYMFSLYSREIKSSLGYDQSTLNLLSFFKDLGSNIGILSGLINEITPPYVVLTIGGVLNFFGYFIVWLAVSKKIAKPQVWTMCLYIFIGANSHCSTNTGALVTSVKNFPGVRGIVIGLLSGYLGLSAAIITQLYYAFYGSDTKSLLLLMAWLPTATAFLFLPFIRHHKGIQQKNDSKAFYNFLYMSLVLAVFLMIVIIVEKCFSFTQSEYYATTTVMLLLLVFLPLGVVVQEEHRIWKAKKHQQQLNCEDLPNPKPLNIITTEKPKEVTKPAQPSSSGSCWKDMFKAPNRGEDHTILQAIFNLDMLILFFATICGIGGNLTVVNNLSQIGTSLGYSPHSITTFVSLMAIWIYLGKIVQGVVSEFVITRFKIPRPFMLTSILLLSCVGHLLIAFNVPNGLYVASIVIGFCFGANWPILFSIISELFGLKYYSTLYNVGSIASPIGSYLLSVRVAGHFYDKEGLRQMAAMGLKRNPNEELNCNGAECYKLAFIVITAVCLFGALVSLILVYRTRELYKGDLYKKFREEDSSTINTAETEMAMSQYKTVVEPAAN; from the coding sequence atgaTGTTGTCAGGTGAAAATGGTGGTGCAAGAAGCAAAGATTTTGCAGTCCAAGTGTTCACAGGAAGATGGTTCATGGTTTTCTCATCATTCATGATCATGTCGGTTTCAGGAGCAAGCTACATGTTCAGCCTCTACTCCAGAGAAATCAAATCATCATTGGGATATGACCAATCTACTCTCAATCTCTTAAGCTTTTTCAAGGACTTAGGCTCCAACATAGGCATTCTCTCTGGCCTAATCAATGAAATCACACCTCCTTATGTTGTCTTAACAATTGGTGGTGTCCTCAATTTCTTTGGCTACTTCATTGTATGGCTTGCTGTCAGCAAAAAGATTGCAAAGCCACAAGTTTGGACCATGTGTTTGTACATTTTCATTGGTGCAAATTCACATTGTTCAACAAACACTGGTGCACTTGTCACAAGTGTTAAGAATTTCCCTGGTGTTAGAGGTATTGTTATAGGCCTTCTCAGTGGCTACCTTGGCTTGAGTGCTGCAATTATCACTCAATTGTACTATGCTTTCTATGGAAGTGACACAAAATCTCTTCTTTTACTCATGGCATGGCTACCAACTGCTACAGCTTTTCTTTTTCTACCATTCATTAGGCACCATAAGGGTATTCAACAGAAGAATGATTCCAAGGCTTTCTATAACTTCCTTTACATGTCACTAGTCCTTGCAGTGTTCCTCATGATTGTAATCATAGTTGAAAAATGTTTCTCTTTCACTCAGAGTGAATATTATGCTACCACCACTGTGATGCTTCTCTTGCTTGTTTTTCTTCCACTTGGTGTTGTTGTTCAGGAAGAACACAGAATTTGGAAGGCCAAAAAACACCAACAACAATTGAATTGTGAAGATCTTCCAAATCCAAAGCCTCTGAATATCATAACTACAGAGAAGCCTAAAGAAGTGACCAAGCCTGCACAACCATCATCATCAGGGTCTTGTTGGAAAGACATGTTCAAGGCACCAAACAGAGGTGAAGATCATACAATACTTCAAGCAATTTTCAATCTTGACATGCTGATTTTGTTCTTTGCTACTATATGTGGTATAGGTGGCAACCTCACAGTTGTGAATAACTTGAGTCAAATTGGAACATCATTAGGATATTCCCCACATAGCATAACAACATTTGTTTCCCTTATGGCAATTTGGATCTACCTAGGTAAAATTGTGCAAGGTGTGGTCTCAGAATTTGTCATAACAAGATTCAAGATCCCTAGGCCTTTCATGTTAACATCAATACTTTTGTTGTCTTGTGTTGGTCACCTCTTAATTGCATTTAATGTCCCAAATGGTCTCTATGTAGCATCTATTGTTATTGGGTTCTGCTTTGGTGCAAATTGGCCAATACTTTTCTCAATAATTTCTGAACTTTTTGGACTTAAATATTACTCAACATTGTATAATGTTGGGTCAATAGCAAGTCCAATTGGGTCATATTTGCTTAGTGTGAGGGTTGCTGGGCACTTTTATGACAAAGAAGGTCTAAGGCAAATGGCAGCAATGGGACTAAAGAGAAATCCAAATGAAGAGTTGAATTGCAATGGTGCTGAATGTTACAAGTTAGCATTCATTGTAATCACTGCTGTGTGTTTATTTGGAGCACTTGTGTCACTGATTTTGGTGTATAGGACTAGGGAGTTATACAAAGGTGACTTGTACAAGAAGTTTAGAGAAGAAGATTCATCTACTATCAATACTGCTGAAACTGAAATGGCCATGTCTCAATACAAGACTGTTGTAGAACCTGCTGCAAATTGA
- the LOC107641579 gene encoding uncharacterized protein LOC107641579 has translation MGDIYSFIQTSGSDFGINYGQIANNLPSPSLSRVAPLSVSCTQSRAPGPPSLASSHRLLLPPSKLPASKRHRLLPHFPSIAQPPCERGSLRRAATVPSAPSLFHCLVEGRSSCLLQYRCCAWSSSSLICRGVVAAVLLLTVLRILLLSSVAELLSDDSLPPPQSLLLPRVPVTMIAEEISNLILDKQIGDYTLNYLVNGGPKKNVKIHIFDAVISSSNLKTTCKAVRVPNNDDDLMGCMQERFELASRSLEGCILPLIQGLRSTV, from the exons ATGGG AGACATTTATAGTTTTATACAGACAAGTGGTTCTGATTTTGGAATCAACTATGGACAAATAGCCAACAATCTTCCCTCTCCATCTCTATCTCGCGTTGCT CCTCTCTCTGTCTCTTGCACTCAGTCCAGAGCTCCTGGTCCTCCCTCACTTGCGTCCAGCCACCGCCTGCTACTGCCGCCGTCGAAACTTCCAGCTTCGAAGAGGCACCGCCTGCTCCCTCACTTCCCCTCCATCGCGCAGCCACCGTGCGAACGTGGAAGCCTCCGTCGCGCAGCCACTGTGCCGTCGGCGCCATCTCTGTTCCACTGCCTGGTTGAAGGCCGTTCGAGCTGTCTTCTTCAGTATCGCTGCTGTGCTTGGTCCTCGTCGAGCTTGATTTGTCGTGGCGTCGTTGCTGCTGTGCTTCTGCTGACAGTCCTCCGCATACTCCTCCTTTCGTCGGTGGCTGAGTTGCTTTCTGATGACTCCCTTCCTCCGCCGCAATCACTGCTTCTTCCCCGTGTTCCAG TAACCATGATTGCAGAagaaatttcaaatttaatattggaCAAACAAATCGGAGATTATACTCTTAATTACCTAGTTAATGGTGGGCCCAAGAAAAATGTGAAAATACACATTTTTGATGCCGTCATCAGCTCTTCAAATCTTAAAACAACATGCAAGGCGGTTAGAGTTCCTAACAACGATGACGATCTAATGGGATGCATGCAGGAACGTTTTGAATTGGCATCCAGAAGTTTGGAGGGATGTATTCTCCCTCTCATTCAGGGCTTAAGATCAACAGTTTAG
- the LOC107645000 gene encoding UDP-glycosyltransferase 74F2: MGEESKHVAHCLVLAYPAQGHINPMIEFSKRLIQRGLKITLVSTVSFWNTTTPHTLKSLSSSDPQNIQVESISDGYDNGGLAAAESLEIYKETFWKVGPRTLSNLIQKLASNNNPVDCVICDGFLYWALDVAKDEFGILGALFFTQPCAVNNIYFHVYKKWLELPLSESEYLIPGLPKLAASELPSFLYDYGSYPGYFDIIRNQFCNIHKADWVLANTFYELESQVVNWLKEIWPLKTIGPCVPSMYLDKRLLHDNDYGVSIYDQNIDSCIKWLNDKTKGSVVYVSFGSMAGLTEKQTEELAFGLKESDCYFLWVVRDCDHAKIPKWFLETNDSEKGLVVTWCPQLLVLTHDAVGCFLTHCGWNSTLEAICFGVPTIAMPLWTDQITNAKHIKDVWKMGVRVDADEKGLVRRESIGNCIKEILESEKGNEIKNNALKWRNLAKDSVDEGGSSDQNITEFVAKLAQLCST; encoded by the exons ATGGGAGAAGAATCCAAACATGTAGCTCACTGTTTAGTGTTGGCTTACCCAGCACAAGGCCACATCAACCCCATGATTGAGTTCTCAAAGCGTTTGATTCAAAGAGGATTGAAGATAACACTTGTAAGCACGGTTTCCTTTTGGAACACCACAACCCCCCACACTTTGAAGAGCCTCTCATCATCTGATCCTCAAAACATTCAAGTTGAGAGCATCTCTGATGGCTATGACAATGGAGGCCTAGCAGCAGCAGAGTCCCTAGAGATCTACAAAGAAACCTTCTGGAAGGTTGGTCCAAGAACTCTCTCAAATCTCATTCAAAAGCTTGCAAGTAACAACAACCCTGTGGATTGTGTTATTTGCGACGGTTTCTTGTATTGGGCACTTGATGTGGCAAAAGATGAGTTTGGGATACTTGGTGCTTTGTTTTTTACTCAACCTTGTGCTGTTAACAACATATACTTCCATGTTTATAAGAAGTGGTTGGAGTTGCCACTTTCAGAGTCTGAGTATTTGATTCCAGGTTTGCCTAAGCTTGCAGCTTCTGAGTTGCCATCTTTCTTGTATGACTATGGATCCTATCCAGGCTACTTTGACATCATTAGAAATCAATTTTGCAACATTCATAAGGCAGATTGGGTGCTTGCCAACACTTTCTATGAATTGGAGTCTCAG GTTGTTAATTGGTTGAAGGAGATTTGGCCACTGAAGACAATAGGGCCATGTGTGCCATCGATGTACTTGGACAAAAGACTTTTACATGACAATGATTATGGTGTTAGCATCTATGACCAAAACATAGATTCTTGCATCAAATGGCTCAATGACAAGACCAAAGGTTCAGTTGTTTATGTCTCTTTTGGAAGCATGGCTGGTCTCACTGAGAAACAAACAGAGGAACTAGCATTTGGTTTGAAGGAAAGTGATTGTTATTTCTTGTGGGTTGTTAGAGATTGTGATCATGCTaagattccaaagtggtttttgGAAACTAATGATTCAGAGAAAGGTTTAGTAGTTACATGGTGTCCTCAACTACTAGTGTTAACACATGATGCTGTTGGATGTTTTCTTACACATTGTGGTTGGAACTCAACATTGGAGGCCATATGTTTTGGAGTTCCTACAATTGCAATGCCACTTTGGACTGACCAAATCACAAATGCAAAGCATATTAAGGATGTTTGGAAAATGGGAGTAAGAGTTGATGCTGATGAGAAAGGTTTGGTTAGGAGGGAAAGTATTGGAAATTGCATAAAGGAGATTTTGGAGAGTGAGAAAGGGAATGAGATAAAAAACAATGCCTTGAAGTGGAGGAATTTGGCTAAGGACTCTGTTGATGAGGGAGGAAGTTCTGATCAAAATATCACCGAGTTTGTGGCAAAATTGGCTCAATTATGCTCTACATGA